In Nicotiana tabacum cultivar K326 chromosome 17, ASM71507v2, whole genome shotgun sequence, one DNA window encodes the following:
- the LOC107830634 gene encoding phosphoribosylamine--glycine ligase-like: MACISLNIEATALKFVRNCQNHSTSLFSANQQSCFKFSSANWNCSNFPVRPTSRRGFNTYKSFATAFNSLYVDNINPEERVVVLVIGGGGREHALCHTLRRSPSCDAIFCAPGNAGISSSGDATCIEDLDVLDSSAVIAFCHKWGVGLVVVGPEAPLVAGLANDLVKEGIPTFGPSSEAAALEGSKNFMKSLCDKYRIPTAKYQAFTDPSAAKEYIKQEGAPIVVKADGLAAGKGVIVAMTLEQAYEAVDSMLVENAFGSAGSRVIVEEYLEGEEASFFALVDGEHAIPLESAQDHKRVGDGDTGPNTGGMGAYSPAPVLTKELQSVVMESIILPTVKGMAEEGCKFVGVLYAGLMIEKKSGLPKLIEYNVRFGDPECQVLMVRLESDLVKVLLAACRGDLRGVSLDWSPGSAMVVVMASKGYPGNYQKGTIIRKLEEAEQVSPSVKVFHAGTAFDADGNFIATGGRVLGVTAKGEELEEARDRAYQAVEQISWPGGFYRRDIGWRALPQKQYS; encoded by the exons atggcaTGTATCTCTCTCAATATAGAAGCTACTGCTTTAAAGTTTGTAAGAAATTGCCAAAACCATTCAACGAGTTTGTTCTCAGCAAACCAACAGAGttgtttcaaattcagttccgCCAATTGGAATTGTTCTAATTTTCCAGTTCGTCCTACTTCTCGCCGTGGTTTTAATACTTACAAATCTTTCGCCACTGCTTTCAATAGCCTTTATGTGGATAATATCAACCCCG AGGAAAGGGTGGTTGTCTTGGTTATTGGAGGAGGAGGGAGAGAGCATGCACTCTGTCATACTCTGAGGCGATCCCCTTCGTGTGATGCTATTTTCTGTGCACCTGGTAATGCGGGAATTTCCAGCTCAGGAGATGCAACTTGCATAGAAGACCTCGATGTTTTAGATAGTTCAGCTGTGATTGCTTTCTGTCATAAATGGGGAGTTGGGCTGGTTGTTGTGGGACCAGAGGCTCCGCTTGTTGCAGGTCTTGCTAATGACCTTGTTAAGGAAGGAATTCCTACCTTTGGCCCCTCTTCAGAAGCAGCTGCTTTAGAAGGTTCTAAGAACTTCATGAAGAGTTTATGTGATAAATATCGAATTCCAACTGCAAAG TATCAAGCATTTACGGACCCATCCGCTGCAAAAGAGTACATCAAACAGGAAGGTGCCCCTATTGTTGTTAAAGCTGATGGATTGGCTGCCGGTAAAGGAGTTATTGTTGCCATGACATTGGAGCAAGCATATGAGGCTGTTGATTCTATGCTTGTAGAAAATGCTTTTGGTTCTGCTGGTTCTCGTGTCATTGTAGAGGAATATCTGGAAGGAGAGGAAGCATCATTTTTTGCCTTGGTAGATGGTGAGCATGCCATACCTCTAGAATCTGCTCAAGACCACAAACGAGTTGGGGATGGTGATACAGGACCAAATACTGGTGGGATGGGGGCATATTCTCCGGCTCCTGTCTTGACAAAAGAACTGCAATCAGTGGTCATGGAGTCTATAATTCTCCCTACAGTGAAGGGAATGGCTGAAGAAGGCTGCAAGTTTGTTGGGGTTCTGTATGCAGGGCTCATGATAGAGAAGAAATCTGGTTTACCAAAGTTAATTGAGTACAACGTGCGGTTTGGAGATCCAGAATGCCAG GTGTTGATGGTCCGGTTAGAGTCTGATTTGGTCAAAGTTCTGCTGGCAGCTTGCCGTGGGGATCTACGTGGGGTGTCTTTGGACTGGTCCCCCGGGTCAGCCATGGTGGTTGTAATGGCAAGTAAAGGCTACCCCGGCAACTACCAGAAAGGAACTATCATTCGTAAGCTTGAGGAAGCAGAGCAGGTTTCTCCGTCAGTCAAAGTATTCCACGCTGGGACTGCTTTTGATGCTGATGGAAATTTCATAGCTACTGGGGGACGTGTCCTTGGAGTCACAGCAAAAGGGGAGGAACTTGAAGAGGCCCGAGATAGAGCCTACCAAGCCGTTGAACAAATTAGCTGGCCTGGAGGTTTTTATAGACGAGATATTGGTTGGAGAGCACTACCTCAGAAACAATATTCTTAA